The proteins below are encoded in one region of Coffea arabica cultivar ET-39 chromosome 4c, Coffea Arabica ET-39 HiFi, whole genome shotgun sequence:
- the LOC113739893 gene encoding glutaredoxin-like — protein MGSLFSSNKSKEEIEMALSKVKQIVSSHPVVVFSKTFCGYCNRVKQLLDQLGATHTVVELDEETDGTEMQSALAVWTGQRTVPNVFIAGKHIGGCDTVTGKHELGELVPLLNEAGAIPKNSAQLQI, from the exons ATGGGATCTTTATTCAGTTCAAACAAGAGCAAGGAAGAAATAGAAATGGCTCTTTCCAAAGTTAAACAAATTGTTTCCTCACATCCTGTTGTTGTCTTCAG TAAAACATTCTGCGGCTATTGCAACAGGGTGAAGCAGTTGCTTGACCAGCTAGGTGCAACTCATACAGTTGTTGAACTTGATGAGGAAA CTGATGGAACTGAAATGCAGTCAGCTCTAGCCGTGTGGACCGGCCAAAGGACAGTGCCCAATGTGTTCATTGCTGGCAAACACATTGGTGGTTGTGACA CTGTGACAGGAAAGCATGAGTTGGGTGAACTTGTTCCACTGCTCAATGAGGCTGGTGCTATCCCAAAGAACTCTGCTCAGCTTCAGATTTAA